A genomic region of Anas acuta chromosome 1, bAnaAcu1.1, whole genome shotgun sequence contains the following coding sequences:
- the POLR1D gene encoding protein POLR1D isoform X2: MGAMGWLKCPLAGANKRFLINTIKNTLPSQKEQDQEREQREVSKEPEPNKSRKEEKPKKRRIHPYTPSFQSRRRVSYSPPRHRNRNQHTKDKYEKRSSKR, encoded by the coding sequence GTTAAAATGTCCTCTTGCTGGTGCGAATAAAAGATTTCTTATTAATACCATCAAAAACACGTTACCATCTCAAAAAGAACAAGACCAAGAACGTGAGCAAAGGGAAGTCAGTAAAGAGCCGGAGCCaaacaaaagcaggaaagaagaaaaaccaaaGAAACGCAGAATTCATCCATACACACCCAGCTTTCAGTCCAGAAGGAGAGTCAGCTACTCTCCTCCTAGGCACCGAAACAGGAACCAGCACACAAAGGATAAGTATGAAAAGCGATCTAGCAAACGATGA